A stretch of the Bacillus sp. B-jedd genome encodes the following:
- the cymR gene encoding cysteine metabolism transcriptional regulator CymR → MRISTKGRYGLTIMIELAKNYGEGPVSLKAIAQANDLSEHYLEQLVAPLRNAGLVKSIRGAYGGYLLGKDPGEITSGDIIRVLEGPITPVEGIEDEEPAKRELWIRIRDAIKEVLDSTTLEDLANHTDEGSQDSYMFYI, encoded by the coding sequence GTGAGAATATCAACAAAAGGACGTTATGGACTAACCATTATGATCGAACTGGCAAAAAACTATGGTGAAGGGCCGGTTTCTCTTAAAGCGATTGCCCAGGCGAATGATTTGTCGGAGCATTACTTGGAGCAGCTTGTCGCGCCTTTGAGAAATGCTGGGCTTGTGAAAAGCATCCGAGGCGCATACGGAGGTTATCTCCTTGGGAAGGATCCCGGCGAAATTACTTCCGGAGATATCATCCGCGTTCTTGAGGGGCCGATTACACCAGTAGAAGGCATAGAGGATGAAGAACCGGCAAAGCGGGAATTGTGGATCAGAATCCGCGATGCGATCAAGGAAGTTCTGGACAGTACCACACTTGAAGACCTGGCGAACCATACTGATGAAGGCAGCCAGGATTCCTATATGTTTTATATTTAA
- a CDS encoding cysteine desulfurase family protein, with product MERIYLDHAATSPMHPLVIEKMSKAMGALYGNPSSIHSFGREARHQLDEARAAIASSIGAKSNEIIFTSGGTEADNMAILGAAEAYSGNGRHIITSSVEHHAVLHACQNLEKRGFEVTYLPVDETGKISIASLEEALREDTILVTIMYANNEVGTIQPIEEIGQLLSSHQALFHTDAVQAYGLLELDVKEAGVDMLSVSAHKINGPKGTGFLFAREGIKLSPRSFGGEQERKRRAGTENLVSITGFMEAVKIAKKNAAEKSEEYLAMKKQFIRILDEEGVSFQLNGTLEGSVPHIVNLSFPGTDVESMLVNLDLAGIAASSGSACTAGSVEPSHVLVAMFGKDSERILNSIRFSFGLGTTEEKVIYAARKIAEIVKRLRG from the coding sequence ATGGAACGGATTTACTTGGACCATGCAGCGACTTCGCCAATGCATCCCCTGGTCATTGAAAAAATGTCCAAGGCGATGGGCGCATTATATGGAAATCCCTCAAGCATCCATTCCTTTGGGAGGGAAGCAAGGCACCAATTGGATGAGGCAAGGGCCGCTATTGCATCGAGCATTGGAGCAAAATCAAATGAAATCATTTTTACGAGCGGCGGCACCGAAGCCGATAATATGGCCATCCTCGGGGCAGCCGAGGCATACAGCGGCAATGGCAGACATATCATCACGTCTTCAGTCGAACATCATGCCGTGCTTCATGCCTGCCAAAATCTTGAGAAACGCGGTTTTGAGGTAACCTATCTTCCGGTCGATGAAACCGGAAAGATCTCGATTGCCAGCCTTGAAGAAGCACTAAGAGAAGATACAATCCTGGTAACGATTATGTATGCGAATAATGAAGTTGGAACAATCCAGCCAATTGAGGAAATTGGACAATTATTAAGCAGCCATCAGGCTTTGTTCCATACCGATGCGGTTCAGGCTTACGGCCTGCTCGAACTCGATGTCAAGGAGGCAGGCGTGGACATGCTTTCCGTTTCAGCCCATAAAATAAACGGGCCAAAGGGGACGGGGTTCCTTTTTGCAAGGGAAGGAATCAAGCTTTCGCCGAGATCGTTTGGCGGGGAGCAGGAACGGAAACGGCGCGCCGGGACGGAAAACCTGGTCTCAATTACGGGATTTATGGAGGCAGTCAAAATAGCAAAGAAGAATGCGGCTGAAAAGTCTGAAGAGTATTTGGCCATGAAGAAGCAGTTTATCCGCATTCTTGATGAGGAAGGTGTTTCCTTCCAGTTGAACGGGACACTTGAAGGTTCTGTACCCCATATAGTAAACTTGAGCTTTCCGGGTACGGATGTGGAATCGATGCTCGTCAATCTTGATTTAGCCGGAATTGCCGCCTCAAGCGGTTCCGCATGTACCGCCGGATCGGTCGAACCGTCCCATGTCCTCGTAGCGATGTTCGGGAAAGATTCTGAGCGGATTTTAAATTCGATTCGCTTCAGTTTCGGGCTCGGGACAACCGAAGAAAAAGTCATCTACGCGGCCCGTAAAATAGCGGAAATTGTTAAAAGGCTGCGAGGATAG
- a CDS encoding tRNA threonylcarbamoyladenosine dehydratase, with amino-acid sequence MLHQFSRNELAIGQEGLDILKNSTVMVLGIGGVGSFSAEALARSGVGRLILIDKDVVDITNVNRQVIALLSTVGKPKADLMKERIADINPDCEVISLKMFYTEETYEEVFAYKPDFVIDASDTIIYKVHLIKECLKRGIPMISSMGAANKMDPTRFRIADIFKTHTDPLAKVIRTKLRKEGIKKGIPVVFSDESPIVIREDVRKVVGNDKAEIRKAQMPPSSNAFVPSVAGLIMASYVVREMLKDIKIDRVADGQ; translated from the coding sequence ATGCTGCACCAATTTTCACGGAATGAGCTCGCAATTGGCCAAGAAGGCCTGGATATTCTAAAAAACAGCACAGTAATGGTCCTTGGCATCGGTGGTGTCGGCTCGTTTTCTGCTGAGGCACTGGCGCGTTCAGGAGTGGGACGCCTGATTTTGATCGATAAAGATGTTGTTGACATCACGAATGTGAATCGGCAGGTCATCGCGCTTCTTTCCACCGTTGGAAAACCAAAGGCTGATTTGATGAAGGAGCGGATTGCGGATATCAATCCTGACTGCGAAGTGATTTCCCTTAAAATGTTTTATACGGAAGAAACGTACGAGGAAGTTTTCGCCTATAAGCCTGATTTTGTCATAGATGCGTCCGATACGATTATTTATAAAGTCCATTTGATCAAGGAATGCCTGAAGAGGGGCATCCCGATGATTTCGAGCATGGGCGCGGCCAATAAAATGGATCCGACCCGCTTCCGGATTGCCGATATTTTCAAGACCCATACCGACCCACTCGCGAAGGTGATCAGGACGAAATTGAGGAAAGAGGGCATCAAGAAAGGGATCCCGGTCGTCTTTTCGGATGAGAGCCCAATTGTCATCAGGGAAGATGTCAGGAAAGTGGTCGGGAACGACAAGGCTGAAATCCGGAAAGCGCAGATGCCTCCGTCCTCCAATGCATTCGTTCCTTCGGTTGCCGGACTGATCATGGCCAGCTATGTTGTCCGTGAAATGCTGAAGGACATTAAAATCGACCGTGTCGCTGACGGCCAGTAA
- the hisS gene encoding histidine--tRNA ligase encodes MAISIPRGTQDILPGEVETWQLIEEAAQRLCRLYQYQEIRTPIFEHTELFSRGVGDSTDIVQKEMYNFKDRGGRDLTLRPEGTAAVVRSFVEEKMFGYPGQPVKLYYMGPMFRYERPQAGRFRQFVQFGVEALGSNDPAIDAEVISLAMALYRELGLKKLKLVINSLGDAVSRKAHRDALIGHFKPRIGEFCGDCQKRLEKNPLRILDCKQDRDHELMKTAPAIVDYLNGSSRQYFEKVQEYLRELDIPFEVDPNLVRGLDYYNHTAFEIMSEAEGFGAITTLCGGGRYNGLAEELGGPETPGIGFALSIERFIAALKAEKVELPIKREIDCYLVSLGDRAKDLTVGLLQQLRKEGISAERDYLGRKLKAQFKAADRLGARFVAVLGEDELDKGVINLKNMETGEQTEAELASFVEKFREQLG; translated from the coding sequence ATGGCAATTTCGATTCCAAGGGGCACACAGGATATTTTGCCCGGAGAGGTAGAAACATGGCAGCTGATTGAAGAGGCTGCGCAAAGGCTTTGCAGGCTGTATCAATATCAGGAAATCAGGACGCCTATATTTGAACATACAGAATTATTCAGCCGTGGAGTCGGTGACTCTACCGACATCGTCCAGAAGGAAATGTATAACTTCAAAGACCGGGGCGGAAGGGACCTTACTCTGAGGCCGGAAGGAACTGCCGCGGTTGTACGGTCATTCGTTGAAGAGAAAATGTTCGGGTATCCCGGCCAGCCGGTCAAGCTTTATTATATGGGGCCGATGTTCCGATATGAGCGTCCGCAGGCTGGGCGGTTCCGCCAGTTTGTCCAGTTCGGGGTAGAGGCGCTCGGAAGCAATGACCCAGCGATTGACGCCGAGGTCATCTCGCTAGCGATGGCTCTGTATCGTGAGCTTGGCCTGAAAAAACTGAAGCTTGTCATCAACAGCCTTGGGGATGCAGTAAGCCGCAAAGCGCACAGAGATGCGCTCATCGGCCACTTCAAGCCAAGGATTGGTGAATTCTGCGGAGACTGCCAAAAACGGCTGGAAAAGAATCCATTAAGGATTTTGGATTGCAAACAGGATAGGGACCACGAACTGATGAAAACCGCACCTGCGATTGTGGACTATCTGAATGGAAGTTCACGGCAATATTTTGAGAAAGTACAGGAGTATTTAAGGGAACTTGATATTCCATTCGAAGTGGATCCCAATCTTGTCCGGGGCCTTGATTATTACAATCACACTGCCTTCGAGATTATGAGTGAGGCAGAAGGTTTTGGGGCGATTACAACCCTTTGCGGCGGCGGCCGTTACAACGGGCTGGCCGAGGAACTGGGCGGTCCTGAAACACCTGGAATCGGTTTCGCCCTTAGTATCGAGCGCTTCATAGCCGCCCTCAAAGCCGAAAAAGTGGAGCTCCCAATCAAAAGGGAAATAGATTGCTACCTCGTATCACTCGGCGATCGGGCCAAAGATTTAACGGTCGGGCTGTTGCAGCAATTGCGGAAAGAAGGAATTTCTGCAGAGCGTGATTACCTTGGCAGGAAGCTGAAAGCCCAGTTCAAGGCAGCTGACCGGCTTGGCGCCAGGTTTGTTGCAGTACTCGGCGAGGATGAGCTAGATAAAGGTGTTATTAATCTTAAGAATATGGAAACTGGTGAACAGACAGAAGCCGAGCTGGCTTCATTCGTGGAAAAGTTCCGGGAACAGCTTGGTTAA
- a CDS encoding YczE/YyaS/YitT family protein: MFKKRKGQLGARFSIYTVGLLVLSLGIVLLIKSGAGASPWDVFHVGLYLHFGLTVGSWSIIAGMAILTAATIIAREFPHIGAFLNMVLVGVFIDIFMPFINEPSSLAGEVAMLAFGVLLMGYGMGIYISASLGTGPRDSLMAVIIEKTGWKVRNVRGAIELAVLLIGWKLGGPVSWGTIAFCAAIGPVAGLALPQSFAAADWILDKLKAKKTTDAVPGDRSAGM, from the coding sequence ATGTTCAAAAAAAGAAAGGGACAATTAGGAGCAAGATTTTCAATTTATACGGTTGGTCTGCTGGTCCTGTCCCTTGGCATAGTCCTGCTTATTAAAAGCGGGGCGGGGGCATCACCCTGGGATGTTTTCCACGTCGGCCTTTATTTGCATTTTGGCCTGACAGTAGGAAGCTGGTCGATCATCGCCGGGATGGCAATCCTTACAGCCGCTACGATTATTGCGAGAGAATTTCCCCATATTGGGGCATTTTTAAATATGGTTCTTGTCGGCGTATTTATTGATATCTTTATGCCATTTATAAATGAACCCTCGAGCCTGGCCGGGGAAGTGGCCATGCTCGCTTTCGGGGTCCTTTTAATGGGCTATGGAATGGGCATTTATATTTCAGCCAGCCTTGGAACCGGGCCGCGAGACAGCCTGATGGCTGTCATCATTGAAAAAACAGGCTGGAAGGTCCGCAATGTTAGAGGCGCAATTGAATTGGCGGTCCTCCTCATTGGCTGGAAGCTAGGCGGACCGGTCAGCTGGGGAACGATTGCATTCTGCGCAGCGATCGGCCCAGTTGCCGGTCTGGCACTGCCGCAAAGCTTCGCGGCGGCAGATTGGATTCTTGACAAATTAAAAGCGAAAAAGACGACGGACGCAGTGCCGGGGGATAGGAGTGCGGGAATGTGA
- a CDS encoding SH3 domain-containing protein encodes MKKTYILLFACFILAAGSLLPLKEAAAGMAATAAVDSLNIRSGPGLSYRVVETAKKGTLLTVLSESGEWVEVKMPSGKTGWAASWLLNRPSLSSAALSSVDNLRIRKGPGPGYGITGYLAKGQAATVQERSGEWTRISSSSGSGWVSSQFLEMPQAGGNKQPNDKVPASTAVWKTVNADVLNVRTSPQSTASIAGKLNSGAKVEVLQDKNGWSEISFAGKKGWVSSEFLSSAAVTGQKPSSAGGGITGTVTATALSVRSEGSLNGKIISTVNKGQKFTILEEVNSWAKIQYSPGKYGWVAGWYLEKGTSSNTNSGQQVKESRAVILYDATNIRQKPSLNSKVIERANKGAEYTVKNITGSWYEIQLKGGATGFVAGWIVEVSGTAPQINKEGADAYLKDKVVVLDPGHGGIDKGTTGAGGTYEKGLTLRTANLLSDKLAAKGAKVIMTRDRDTYLSLSSRVGAAHYHGADAFISIHYDSNYDRSVKGMTTFYYHSYQKNLAESVQASAASATNAKNRGARFGDYHVIRENRQAAALIELGYLSNAQEEMAILTNHFQDAAADGIANGLARYFKGK; translated from the coding sequence ATGAAAAAAACATACATATTACTGTTTGCCTGCTTCATATTAGCGGCAGGATCATTGCTGCCCCTGAAGGAGGCCGCTGCCGGAATGGCCGCTACTGCCGCGGTTGACAGCCTTAATATCCGCAGCGGGCCCGGCTTAAGTTACCGGGTCGTCGAAACGGCCAAGAAAGGGACACTCTTAACGGTCCTGTCAGAATCAGGTGAATGGGTCGAGGTGAAAATGCCTTCGGGTAAAACCGGATGGGCTGCCAGCTGGCTGTTAAACCGTCCAAGCCTGAGTTCAGCCGCTCTATCCTCAGTCGACAACCTCAGGATACGGAAAGGCCCTGGGCCAGGCTATGGAATTACCGGTTATCTGGCGAAAGGACAAGCAGCAACCGTCCAGGAGAGATCAGGAGAATGGACGAGAATTTCCAGTAGCTCAGGAAGCGGCTGGGTTTCCTCGCAATTCCTCGAAATGCCCCAGGCTGGCGGGAATAAACAGCCAAACGACAAAGTGCCTGCTTCAACTGCCGTCTGGAAAACTGTCAACGCGGATGTCCTTAATGTCCGGACAAGCCCTCAATCAACAGCAAGCATTGCGGGAAAACTGAACAGCGGGGCAAAGGTCGAAGTCCTCCAGGATAAAAATGGATGGTCGGAAATTTCTTTTGCCGGAAAAAAAGGCTGGGTAAGCTCGGAATTTTTATCCTCTGCAGCAGTGACAGGACAAAAACCTTCCTCTGCCGGAGGGGGAATTACCGGAACGGTGACAGCAACAGCACTAAGTGTCAGGAGCGAAGGCTCACTTAACGGAAAAATCATCTCAACCGTTAATAAGGGGCAAAAGTTCACCATTTTGGAGGAAGTGAACAGTTGGGCGAAAATACAGTATTCACCTGGTAAATATGGATGGGTCGCCGGCTGGTATCTCGAAAAGGGAACCTCTTCGAATACGAATTCGGGCCAACAGGTAAAAGAAAGCCGGGCAGTCATCCTTTATGATGCGACGAACATCCGCCAGAAGCCTTCCCTCAACTCGAAAGTGATTGAGAGGGCAAATAAGGGCGCTGAATACACGGTTAAGAACATAACCGGAAGCTGGTATGAAATTCAATTGAAAGGCGGAGCAACTGGATTTGTCGCCGGCTGGATTGTTGAGGTTTCCGGTACAGCCCCGCAAATTAATAAAGAAGGCGCAGACGCTTACTTAAAAGATAAAGTCGTCGTTCTTGATCCCGGACATGGGGGAATTGACAAAGGTACTACAGGAGCCGGGGGAACTTACGAAAAAGGGCTGACGCTCAGGACAGCAAACCTCCTGTCCGACAAACTGGCCGCGAAAGGCGCCAAAGTCATTATGACGAGGGACCGCGACACCTACCTTTCGCTTTCCTCAAGAGTCGGAGCCGCCCATTACCATGGAGCGGATGCTTTTATCAGTATCCATTACGATTCGAATTATGACCGTTCCGTCAAGGGAATGACTACGTTCTATTACCATTCCTATCAAAAAAACTTAGCTGAATCAGTCCAGGCTTCTGCCGCAAGCGCGACAAATGCCAAAAACCGCGGAGCCCGTTTCGGGGATTACCATGTCATCCGCGAAAACCGTCAGGCTGCCGCCCTGATTGAACTTGGGTATTTAAGCAATGCCCAGGAAGAAATGGCCATTCTCACAAATCATTTTCAGGATGCCGCCGCTGACGGCATCGCCAACGGGCTGGCCCGTTACTTTAAAGGGAAATAA
- a CDS encoding replication-associated recombination protein A, producing MNQLKPLAFRMRPRTLEEVCGQEHLVGEGKIINRMVKAKQLSSMILYGPPGIGKTSIASAIAGSTRYAFRTLNAVTNNKKDMEIVAAEAKMSGKVILLLDEVHRLDKAKQDFLLPYLENGMITMIGATTSNPYHSINPAIRSRCQIFELKPLDPDDIKKAIFHALEEEERGLGKMDIEMYSDALEHFAKGSGGDVRSALNAVELAALSTEPGSDGIVHITLETAEECLQKKSFVHDKDGDAHYDVLSCFQKSIRGSDANAALHYLGRLIEAGDLPSIARRLLVIAYEDIGLANPQAGSRTLAAIETAERIGFPEARIPLANAVIELCLLPKSNSAIMAIDAALADIRGGLAGEVPDHLKDAHYKGAKDLGRGVDYLYPHDYESGWVRQQYLPDRLKNKKYYAPKKNSKFEQAFAAVYEKLNGK from the coding sequence ATGAATCAGCTTAAACCTCTGGCCTTCAGGATGCGTCCGCGCACTTTGGAAGAAGTATGCGGCCAGGAGCACCTTGTCGGTGAGGGAAAAATCATAAATCGAATGGTCAAGGCCAAACAGCTGTCTTCAATGATCCTTTATGGGCCGCCCGGAATTGGAAAGACCTCTATCGCCAGTGCGATTGCCGGCAGCACCCGGTACGCCTTCCGGACATTGAACGCTGTTACGAACAATAAAAAAGACATGGAAATCGTCGCGGCCGAGGCGAAAATGTCGGGGAAAGTCATCCTCCTGCTTGATGAGGTCCACAGGCTTGATAAAGCGAAACAGGACTTCCTGCTTCCTTATTTGGAAAATGGGATGATTACAATGATCGGCGCCACAACAAGCAATCCTTACCATAGCATCAATCCTGCCATCCGCAGCCGCTGCCAAATTTTCGAGTTGAAGCCGCTGGACCCGGATGATATCAAGAAAGCGATTTTCCACGCACTCGAAGAAGAGGAACGAGGGCTCGGCAAAATGGACATCGAGATGTACAGCGACGCACTCGAGCATTTTGCGAAGGGTTCAGGCGGGGATGTAAGAAGCGCCTTGAACGCCGTTGAACTGGCGGCACTGTCCACAGAGCCCGGAAGTGACGGGATTGTCCATATTACATTGGAGACGGCCGAGGAATGTCTGCAAAAGAAAAGCTTCGTCCATGATAAGGACGGGGACGCCCATTATGATGTCCTATCATGCTTCCAAAAATCAATCCGCGGCAGTGATGCGAATGCGGCACTCCACTATCTGGGCCGGCTGATCGAAGCGGGCGACCTCCCGAGCATCGCGCGAAGGCTGCTGGTGATTGCCTATGAAGATATCGGCCTTGCCAATCCCCAGGCGGGCTCGCGCACGCTGGCCGCAATCGAAACCGCGGAACGGATCGGTTTCCCGGAAGCAAGGATTCCACTCGCCAATGCTGTTATCGAGCTTTGCCTGTTACCGAAGTCGAACTCGGCCATCATGGCGATTGACGCGGCCCTTGCCGATATTCGCGGAGGCCTGGCCGGCGAGGTGCCAGACCACCTCAAGGATGCCCACTACAAGGGAGCGAAGGATCTCGGCCGCGGTGTCGACTATCTGTATCCTCATGATTATGAATCCGGCTGGGTCCGTCAGCAATATTTGCCTGACAGGCTGAAAAACAAAAAGTATTATGCCCCGAAAAAGAACAGTAAATTTGAACAGGCGTTTGCAGCCGTTTATGAAAAACTGAACGGAAAATAG
- the aspS gene encoding aspartate--tRNA ligase has translation MYGRSYFCGEVPETAIGEKVFLKGWVQKRRDLGGLIFIDLRDRTGIVQVVFNPDFSAEVHSIAEKIRNEYVLDIKGTVVAREAGTVNENISTGKIEIHAEEVTIINEAKTPPFVISDRTDASEDVRLKYRYLDFRRPVIFETLKMRHNVTKSIREFLDGEGFLDIETPILTKSTPEGARDYLVPSRVHPGEFYALPQSPQLFKQLLMVGGVERYYQIARCFRDEDLRADRQPEFTQIDIETSFMSQDDIIAMMERMMGRLMKAVKGIDVPAQFPRMQYQEAMARYGSDKPDTRFGMELKDLSEAVAGCGFKVFAAAVENNGQVKALNVKGAADKYSRKDIDALGEFAGRYGAKGLAWLKVEAEGLKGPIAKFFSAEEAEAIGTIVDAEPGDLLLFVADKKSVVADALGALRLKLGKELGLIDQSKFNFLWITDWPLLEYSEEDGRYYAAHHPFTMPFREDLPLLEEDPSKVRAQAYDLVLNGYELGGGSLRIFEREIQEKMFEVLGFSQEEAKEQFGFLLEAFEYGTPPHGGIALGLDRLVMLLAGSTNLRDTIAFPKTASASDLLTNAPGMVSQAQLDELNLALNLGEKSK, from the coding sequence ATGTACGGGAGAAGTTATTTTTGTGGTGAAGTGCCAGAAACCGCTATTGGTGAAAAAGTATTTTTGAAAGGGTGGGTACAGAAGAGGCGCGACCTCGGTGGTCTGATCTTCATCGACCTGCGTGACCGAACCGGCATTGTCCAGGTTGTCTTCAACCCTGATTTTTCAGCCGAAGTGCACAGCATTGCTGAGAAAATCCGCAATGAGTACGTTCTTGACATCAAAGGGACGGTCGTTGCCCGTGAAGCTGGAACGGTGAATGAGAATATTTCCACCGGCAAAATTGAAATCCATGCCGAGGAAGTAACGATTATCAACGAAGCGAAAACACCACCCTTTGTCATTTCCGACCGGACCGATGCTTCGGAGGATGTCAGGCTGAAATACAGGTATTTGGATTTCCGCCGCCCGGTCATTTTTGAAACGCTGAAAATGCGCCACAATGTAACCAAGTCAATACGCGAATTTCTTGATGGCGAGGGATTCCTTGATATTGAAACGCCAATTTTGACAAAAAGCACCCCGGAAGGAGCGCGTGACTATTTGGTCCCAAGCCGCGTCCATCCCGGTGAATTTTATGCCCTTCCGCAATCGCCCCAGCTGTTCAAACAGTTGCTGATGGTAGGCGGAGTAGAGCGCTACTACCAGATCGCCCGCTGTTTCCGTGACGAGGACCTGCGTGCGGACAGGCAGCCGGAATTCACGCAAATCGATATAGAAACAAGCTTCATGAGCCAGGATGATATCATCGCGATGATGGAAAGAATGATGGGCAGGCTGATGAAGGCAGTAAAGGGGATTGACGTTCCAGCCCAGTTCCCCCGTATGCAGTACCAGGAAGCTATGGCCCGTTACGGCTCAGATAAACCGGATACCCGCTTTGGGATGGAGCTGAAGGATCTTTCTGAAGCAGTTGCTGGCTGCGGTTTCAAAGTATTCGCGGCAGCGGTTGAAAACAACGGCCAGGTTAAGGCGCTTAATGTAAAAGGCGCTGCGGATAAATATTCGCGCAAGGATATTGACGCGCTTGGCGAGTTTGCCGGACGCTATGGAGCGAAGGGGCTTGCGTGGCTCAAGGTCGAGGCTGAAGGATTAAAGGGCCCGATCGCAAAATTCTTTTCCGCGGAAGAAGCTGAAGCAATTGGGACGATTGTTGATGCGGAACCTGGAGACCTGCTGCTCTTCGTTGCCGATAAAAAGTCGGTCGTGGCGGATGCCCTTGGCGCCTTAAGGCTGAAACTTGGGAAAGAACTTGGCCTGATTGACCAGTCCAAATTTAACTTCCTTTGGATCACGGATTGGCCGTTGCTTGAGTATTCTGAGGAGGATGGCCGCTACTACGCAGCCCACCATCCATTTACAATGCCTTTCAGGGAAGATTTGCCTCTCCTTGAAGAAGACCCATCCAAAGTGCGCGCCCAGGCCTATGACCTCGTGCTGAACGGTTATGAGCTCGGCGGAGGATCGCTAAGGATTTTTGAAAGGGAAATTCAAGAGAAAATGTTCGAAGTCCTTGGTTTTAGCCAGGAAGAAGCAAAAGAACAGTTCGGATTCCTTCTTGAAGCTTTCGAGTACGGAACGCCTCCGCACGGCGGGATTGCATTAGGCCTTGACAGGCTGGTCATGCTGCTTGCTGGCAGCACGAATCTTCGTGATACGATTGCATTCCCGAAAACCGCTTCGGCCAGCGACCTCCTGACTAACGCTCCAGGCATGGTCAGCCAGGCCCAGCTTGATGAGCTGAATCTCGCTTTGAATTTAGGAGAAAAGTCTAAATAA
- the dtd gene encoding D-aminoacyl-tRNA deacylase has product MRAVVQRSKEASVAVNGEVAGAISRGLVILLGVTHEDTEADAAFLADKIANLRIYEDESGKMNLSLLEVGGEILSVSQFTLYGDCRKGRRPNFMAAARPELANPLYETFNQLLREKGIKVETGVFGAMMDVSLVNDGPVTLILDSRG; this is encoded by the coding sequence ATGAGAGCAGTTGTCCAGCGAAGCAAAGAAGCGAGTGTGGCGGTCAATGGGGAAGTTGCCGGAGCCATTTCACGGGGGCTTGTTATCCTTCTGGGGGTTACCCATGAAGATACTGAGGCGGATGCGGCTTTTTTGGCCGATAAAATTGCCAATTTAAGAATTTATGAGGATGAATCAGGGAAGATGAATCTTTCATTGCTGGAAGTGGGCGGTGAGATCCTTTCTGTTTCCCAATTTACCCTTTATGGGGATTGCCGGAAGGGAAGACGGCCAAACTTCATGGCAGCGGCGAGGCCAGAATTGGCGAATCCTTTATATGAGACATTCAATCAGCTTTTGCGCGAAAAGGGAATTAAAGTGGAAACGGGCGTTTTCGGGGCGATGATGGATGTCAGCCTGGTCAATGACGGTCCGGTTACCCTCATTCTTGACAGCCGTGGGTAA